The region GCGCTTCGTGCAAGGCATCGGCGGCGCGATGATGGTGCCGGTGGGGCGCATCATCATCTTCCGCTCGGTGCCGAAGTCGGACTTCATTCGCGCGGTCAACTATCTGACGGTGCCCGCGCTGCTCGGGCCGGTCGTCGGACCGCCGCTCGGCGGGTTCATCACGACGTATCTGCATTGGCGCCTCATTTTCTTCGTCAACATTCCGATCGGCCTGCTGGGCATCTGGCTCGCGAACAGGCATATCGGCAACGTGCGCGAAGCGCATCCGGGCCGGCTCGACTGGACCGGCTTCGTGTTGTCCGCGAGCGGCGCGTCGCTGTTCATGCTGGGGTTGTCGCTAGTGGGCGGTGAACTGGTGTCGAACGCGGTGTCGTTCGGCATGTGCGCGATCGGCGTGGCGTTGCTCGTGTTGTACGCGCTCTACGCGAGCCGCGTCGAATTGCCCGTGCTCGATTTGCGTCTGTTGCGCATTCCGAGTTTTCACGCGAGCGTGGTGGGCGGATCGTTGTTCCGCATCGGCCTCGGCGCGGTGCCGTTTCTGTTGCCGCTCGCATTGCAGGAAGGTCTCGGCATGACGGCCTTCAAGTCCGGCTCGATCACGTGCGCGTCCGCCTTCGGCTCGATCTTCATGAAGGCGGCGGCGTCGCGCATTCTCGAACGCTTCGGTTTTCGCACGGTACTGATGTTCAACGCGGGCTGCGCGGGTCTGGCGATCGCGGTGTATGGCCTGTTCTTTCCGGGTACGCCGCATTGGCTGATCTGGTGCGTCGTGTTGTTCGGCGGCTTCTTTCCGTCGTTGCAGTTCACGTCGCTGAACACGCTCGCGTACGCGGATATTCCGAGCCGCGACGTGGGCCGCGCAACGAGTGTTGCCAGCGTGATCCAGCAGATCTCGCTGGGACTCGGCGTGACGATCGGCGGCATCGTGCTGCAGCTCTCGCACAACGTGCAGGGACACGCGGCCATCGTGTTCTCCGACTTCTGGCCGGCGTTCCTCGTCGTAGGCCTGTTCTCGGTATTGTCGATTCCCGTCACCGCGCGTTTGCCGCACGGCGCGGGCGATGAAATCGCGCGAGGCAGTCGCGGCCGCGCGTGATTTTTTGTGTGCCGCAGCATGCGGACTACGGACAGTTGCGGCTTCGCAAGCGAGCGGTTCGCATGTTATAAGCCCAAGGCAGCTCCTGTAATCGTCAGGTCATCGCGTCGTCTTGGGGGATCTTCAATGAGGTTGTTCCGCAACGCCAAATCGTCTGCCGGCGGGTTCGCGCTGGTTGCACTCGTTACCGTTTCCACCGGCTTTCTCGAAGCGACGCCCGCGGTCGCGAAGACCGCCGCGAAAAACCAGCCCGCCGTACTCACGGCCTCCGCGATCGCGGTCGCGGATAAATACAGCGCCGACGCCGCCGAGCAGATCTTCAAGGAAGGCGGCAATGCCGTCGATGCGGCCGTCGCGATTGCCTTCACGCTTGCCGTGACGTATCCGGAAGCGGGCAACATCGGCGGTGGCGGCTTCATGACGCTGTATGTCGGCGGCAAGCCGTACTTCCTCGACTATCGCGAGCGTGCGCCGCTGGCGGCCACGAAGAACATGTACCTCGACGACAAGGGCGAGGTGATCAAGGGCATGAGCCTGTTCGGCTATCGCGCGGTGGGCGTGCCGGGCACCGTCGACGGCATGTGGCAGGCACAGCGCCGCTTCGGCAAGCTCAAGTGGAAACAGGTGCTCGCGCCGGCCATTCACTATGCGCGCGACGGCTTCGAAGTCAGCCAGCAATTGCAGGAACGCCGCGACGCGGCCGCGAAGGACTTCGCGGGTAAGACCAACTTCGACACCTATTTCGGCAACCTGAAAGAGGGCGTCAACTTCAAGCAGCCGGATCTCGCCGCCGTGCTGCAACGCATTTCCGATCAAGGCGCGAAAGACTTCTATCAAGGCAAGACCGCCGATCTGATCGCGGCGTCCATGCGCGGCCACGGCCTGATCACCAAGGCCGACCTGCAGCAGTACAAGGCCGTCTGGCGCGACCCGATCCAGGCCGACTGGAACGGTTATCGCGTGTACACCGCGCCGCCGCCGAGTTCGGGCGGCATCGGCCTCGTGCAGTTGCTGAAGATGAAGGCCGACATCGCGCCGGACTTCAAGGACGTGCCGCTCAATTCCGCGCAATACGTGCATCTGATCGCGGAGATCGAGAAGCGCGTGTTCGCGGACCGCGCGCAATATCTCGGCGATCCGGACTTCTACAAGGTACCGATCGCGCAATTGACCGACGACGCGTACATCGCCAAACGCGCGGCGGAAGTGAATCCGAACACGCCGTCGGACACGAAGAGCGTGGTGCCGGGACTCGGCACCAACATGCCGGAGAAAGCGGAAACCACGCATTTCTCGGTGATCGACAAGTGGGGTAACGCCGTGTCGAACACGTATACCATCAACGGCTATTTCGGCTCGGGCGTGGTGGCGGATCGCACCGGTATCGTGCTGAACGACGAGATGGACGACTTCTCCGCGAAGCCGGGCGTGGCGAACATGTTCGGCGTGGTGGGCAGCGACGCGAATTCGATCGAGCCGAAGAAGCGTCCGCTGTCGTCGATGAGTCCGACCATTGTGACGAAGGACGGCAAGGTGTCGCTGGTGATCGGCACGCCGGGCGGGTCGCGTATTTTCACGTCGATCTTCCAGGTCATCAACAACGTGTACGACTTCAACATGCCGTTGCAGGACGCGGTCGCGGCGATGCGCTTCCATCACCAGTTGCTGCCGCCGAACACGATCTTCTGGGAGCCGTACAAGCCGATCGAAGGCGAACTCGCGCAGCAGATCGAAGCGAAGGGTTATACGCTGAAGGGGCAGGATTTCAGCGGCGACATCCAGGCGATCAAGGTGAATGGCGATACGCCGGAAGCAGCGGCCGATCCGCGCGGACGTGGCGTGACGCGGGTGATTCCGTAGGCTTTACGCCGAAGTTGCACGACGTGTCGTGCAATCGTGCAATCGTGAATGCCAATGCAAAAAACCTCGCACTTGAAAGAGTGCGAGGTTTTTTTATGGGCCGATTGTGTCGTGACGTTAAGCTAAGACGTTGCGCGTTCAACTAACCTGCTCGACGGGCGTCAACGTCAGATCGAGCTTTTGCGTGCCAGGCAATACCGTGACATTCACCGGCCTGCCGATACGCGATGCGTCGGAGTGTGCGCTGCAGACTATCTCGTCCGCGCGGCAAAAGTCGCTATCATGGGTAAGAACCCCAGGCTCGCGGCGGTAACACGGCTGACACCTCGCGCTTCGATAATCGAACGCGGTCGCGTCGTGATTTTCGCCGCGCGCTTAACCATTTCCGTTGCCAGGAGAGCCGCAATGAAAGAGCTGGATCCGAGACCCGAAAGCGAGCTGCTCGCAGAGCGGCAACGCCGTTTCGAGGAAGACCTGATCGACGCGTATGACGAAGAGCTCGAAATGGAGGTCGACGACCGCATTATCGACGGCGCCGAAGGCTTCACGGCCGAGCATCGCGAAGCCCGCAAGATGTACTTCCGCGAGTTGTTCCGCCTGCAAGGCGAGCTGGTCAAGCTGCAGGACTGGATCGTGCAAACGGGGCATCGGCTGGTAGTGATCTTCGAAGGGCGCGACGCGGCCGGCAAGGGCGGCGCGATCAAGCGCATCACGCAGCGGCTCAATCCGCGCGTGTGCCGGGTGGCCGCATTGCCCGCGCCGAATAACCGCGAACGCACGCAGTGGTATTTCCAGCGCTACGTCTCGCACTTGCCGGCGGGCGGCGAAATGGTGCTGTTCGACCGGAGCTGGTACAACCGCGCGGGCGTCGAACGTGTGATGAATTTCTGCTCGGACGAAGAATACGAAGAGTTCTTCCGCTCGGTGCCGGAGTTCGAGAAGATGCTGGCGCGCAGCGGCGTGCAGATTCTCAAATACTGGTTCTCGATTACCGACGAAGAGCAGGAGATCCGCTTCCAGAATCGTATTCACGATCCGCTGAAGCAATGGAAGCTGAGTCCGATGGATCTGGAAAGCCGCCGCCGCTGGGAAGCGTACACGCAGGCGAAGGAAGTGATGCTGCAACGCTCGCATATTCCCGAAGCGCCGTGGTGGGTCGTGCAGGCGGTCGACAAGAAACGCGCGCGCCTGAACTGCATTCACCATCTGCTGAGCCAGGTGCCGTACCACGAGGTCGAGCATCCCACGGTCGAGTTGCCGGATCGGGTTCATCACGACGAATACAGCCGTCAGCCGGTCCCGCAATCGATGATCGTGCCGGAGATTTACTGAGCGTTCGCTGGCCGGAGTCTGTTCCGTTCCGGCCGGCAAAAGAAAAAGCGCGGCTCGATGTGTGAGCCGCGCTTTTTTTTTATCCTGCCGGTCCGGACCGCTAACGAGAAGTCGGACCAGCGCGTTTTTCAGTACGTTCTTTTGGGTCGCGTTTCAGAACACCATCCGGAACACCCAATACAGCCCCGCCGCGAGCGCGATCGACACCGGCAGCGTCAGCACCCAGGCGAGGATCAGGCTGCGCACGGTGCCCCATTGCAGGCCCGAGCCGTTGGCCGCCATCGTGCCCGCCACGCCGGACGACAACACGTGCGTCGTCGAGACCGGCAGACCGTACATGTCAGCCGCGCCGATCGTCAGCATTGCGACCACTTCCGCCGATGCGCCCTGGCCGTACGTCAGATGCTGCTTGCCGATCTTCTCGCCGACCGTCACGACGATCCGCTTCCAGCCCACCATCGTGCCGAGACCCAGCGCGATGGCGACGGCCACCTTCACCCAGGTCGGAATGAACTTGGTGGCGTGATCGGTCTGCGCCTTGAAGTTGTCGATGGCCTTCTGGTCTTCCGGCGCGAAGGCCGGTTGCTTCGCCTTGTCCATCAGGCGGATCGCTTCGGACGCCACGTACATGTTGTTGCGCACGTTATCGACAATGCCTTGCGGCACCGCGCCCATCGAACCCGACGCGCTGACCTGATGCGTGATCTGGTCGGTCAGTTGCTGCAATGCGGGCAGCGTGGCGGGCGTCAGTTGATGCGTGCGGACATAGGTTTCCACATCGCCGCGCGGATTCGTCGAGGGCGTTGCGCCCTGCGTGTACTTACCGAGCGTCGCCGACGCATGTTGCGCGACCGCGATGAAGGTCTGCGTCTGTTCCGGCGTGACCGCCTTGTTCAACGCGTAAGCGGTCGGCACCGTGCCGATCAGGATCAGCATGATGAGGCCCATGCCCTTCTGACCGTCGTTCGAACCGTGCGCGAACGACACGCCGGTACACGTCAGGATCAGCAGCGCGCGAATCCAGAACGGCGGCGGTTCCTTGCCCTTCGGTTCGGCATACAGCGCGGGAACACGTATCACGGCCTTCAGGACCAGCAGCAGCAAGCCGGAAAGAAGAAAGCCGACGATCGGCGAAAACAGCAGCGACTTGCCGACGCCGAGCGCCTGGTTCCAGTCCACGCCGCTGGTGCCGTTCGCACCATGCATCATTTGATTCATCAGACCGACGCCGATGATCGAGCCGATCAGCGTGTGCGAACTCGACGACGGCAAACCGAAATACCAGGTGCCGAGGTTCCAGATGATCGCCGCGATCAGCAGCGCGAACACCATCGCGAAGCCCGCGCTGCTGCCCACCTGCAGGATCAGCTCGACGGGAAGAAGTTGCAGCACGCCGAAGGCGACCGCGCCGGTCGAGGTCAACACGCCGAGGAAGTTCCAACTGCCGGACCACACGACCGCGAGGTTCGGTGCGAGCGAATGCGTGTAGATCACCGTGGCCACCGCATTGGCGGTGTCGTGGAAGCCGTTCACGAATTCGAAGCCGAGCGCGATCAGCAACGCGACACCGAGCAGGAGATACGGTAGAACCGAGCTTTCGCGGACAGGTTGCAGATCGTCCACGAGATGCATCGCGCAGTAAGCGGCGCCGACGGCGATCACCGCGAAGAAGATAAGCAGGCTTAGGTTGCGCCCCTTACCGCTTGCAGTGCCCGGTTGCGGGTACGAAAGTTCCGGCATGACTTGTGCCCCAAGATAGTTTGTCGCGGAACTACCGATCCTGCGGGGCACGTGTGTCGTATTGATGACAACGGCGTGACACGCCGACGGGACCAAAGTCGCGCGGAAAGGCGCGCGGATATGGGCCGAGCGCCGCTTCGAAGGTGAGTTGCGTAAAAAACCGTCGGATACCGATGCTCAGATGTCCGAAAAAGAAGGCATGTGCGACGGCTGAAAATGGCGAAACTTCCCCGCTCGCCTGCCGTGCATACGGGTCGATTTTTATCGGGAGCCGTGTGTGCCTGGACGTGTCCCGGATTCCTCGTTGCGATGCGACCGGGTTCGCGTGTAGCTAAAGATAGTCGCTGTCCGTGCGCATTGCCAAATGAAAGGCGGAAAAAATAAATGCGTAAAACAAGTGCTTTTTGCGCATATTTTGTGCGAGCGTTGTTGATGTCGCGCAGCGCGGGACGAACGACTTAAGCTAACCCATACCTTCCGGGCCTCGTATTTGCTAATCTCACTGCAGGGTGTTTTCAACGGAGCGTCGATGAAACGCGAGAGTTTGAAAATGGATAAACGGCCCGGCGACGAAACGGTCGTCGACGTTGCGCCCTCGGCGCAGTCAGCCTTCGCATCGTATGCAGCGCCGATCGTGGATCAGGCCATCGAAAACGCTCACGCGGTGCGCGACGATGCATCGCCCGAAGCGCTGCACAAGCTGCGGGTTTCGCTGCGGCGCTTGCGCTCGCTCTGGTGGGCCTTCGAGCCGCTGCTGGAGAAGGGCGAAAACACGCGGCAACGCGCGCTCTACAAATACCTCGCCACCGCGGCTGGCAAGACACGCGACTGGGACATCCTGATCGAACTGATCGCGCGCAAGGACGGCGCGGCGAATGCAATGACCGCGAGTCTCGATCAGGTGCGCGACAACGCGTTCGCGACCAGCCGCGAAACCCTCTCGAATGCCGACGTCAAGCATCTGCTGCGTGAAGCGTTGACGACCACGTCGACGGAATTGAATACGGCGCATGAACGCCTGCCGTTGCGCAAATTCGCGGAGCGACGAGTCGCGGCGTCGGAACGGTCGCTGAAAAAGCGGATGAAACGCGCGCGAGCGGCGAAGCGCTCGAATTACACCGCCTTTCATAATGTCAGGAAGGCGGGCAAGAAGCTTCGTTATCTGCTCGAGTTTTTCGCGCCGGTGTTGAGCGGCGGACACAAGCGCACGGTGAAGCGGCTCAAGCAGATCCAGAAGCGCTTCGGCGCGCTGAACGATGTGGTCGCGAGCGAAGTGCTGCTGCGCGACAACGCGGCGTTGCTGAGCGGAGCGGGGGCGGTAGCCGGCAATGCGGATGATGCGTTGCAATGGCTCAAGAAAGAACGCAAACGCAGAATGCGAGCGGCTGCCGCCGTGCTGCGCAAGATGTAGCGATGCGGCGATGGAGCGATGGAGCACGCCGTAACCGACGCCGCGCTACACGCCTTGACCTTGCCGCTGACGTTGACGCTGTGCACGCCTTGGCGCAACACCGCGTAGCGTGATCGCATCGCGTGCGTCTTCAATTTCCCCACTCACCTCGGCGGCACGTTTTCCATTCGCAAGCTCCTCCGGCGGCGTGGTATGCGCCACCGGAAAGCCACGTCGCTGCCATGCATCCAGACCGCCCTTCAGCGCGCGAATCCGCGTGTAGCCATGCCGGCGCATCCCTTGCGTAATCTCGACGGCGACCGCGCTGTCCGGGCAGATGCAGTAGATCACCACGTCGTACGCGTCGAGCGCGGCGTCGATCTGCTCAGTCGAGTGCGGGTCGAAAGTTTCGGCGCCGGGGATGCGTCGTTGCACGGCGAGCGCTGGCGTTTGTGGACGTGCATCCAGTACCTTGGGCGGCGCGATGCGGCGCCAGCCGCCCGTGCCGTCCTGCGTTGCGGTGGCAGCCGTAGCGGCGGCACGGCGTTGCCGTTCGCGCCGCCGTTGCAGCACGCGATACGCGAGGTACAGCAGCGCCGCCGCGAGCAGAATGTCGATCACCGTGCCGCCGCGCGCTTTCACGAAATCGAGCAGCATGTGCAATTCGCGCTCGGCGGCCGCGCCGCCAAGCAGCCAGAAGTTGGCCCAGGCGAGCGCGCCGGCGAGGTCCCAGATCGCGTAGATTTTCGTATCGACGGCCGTGGTGCCCATCAACGGCGGCGTGATCAAGCCGAGACCCGGGACGAATTTCGAAATCGCCACGAGCGGCACGCCGTAGCGTTCGAACAGCGAGCGCGCCTTCTCGACCTTCGCGTCGATCGCGGGCGACAGGCGGCCGAGTGCGGCCATCAGCCTGCGGCCGTACAGGCGGCCGGCGGCGAACCACGCGCCGTCACCGATCAGCGCGCCCAGCACCGCCGCGCCGAGGATCGGCCAGAACGACAGCGTGCCGGCCGCAATCGCGGAACCGGCGAACAACAGCACGGGCACGGCGGGAATCGGCACGCCGAGGCGCGTCAGCAACACGTTGACGAACACGAACACGCCGCCCCAGGTGGACACCGCCGACGTCGGAAACGCGATCAATTGAGCAGCTCCTGTTATTGCTGTTGGGCCGGCTTGACACGGGGCTGAGTCCACTGCCATGCAAGGTGTGTTCCCGATGCGCCGGGCGCGGCATGAGTGCGGAGCCCTGCCGCGCCTGTTCTCCCTGTGCCGAGGATACTCGATGACATCCGCACCGCCGGATCTTTGCAATTTCGTTCAAGACCGCGTGCCGCGTCCGCACCTACTCTGCCTGCTCGTTTCAACGACCGGGACAGCATGATGAATTCGCGGCATCTGGGGTATCTGTTTTGCGCGCTGGCGATGCTTGGCGTCGGCAGCACGGTGGTGGTGAGCAAGTCGATCGCGGCGGGTTTGCCGCCGTTCAGCGCGACCGCGCTGCGCTTCGCGATCGCGTTTCCGTTGTTCGTGCTGATCATGCGCTGGCGCGGCGTGCGCTGGCCGCGTCTGTCGCGCCGCGACGCGCTGCTGGTGATCGCGCAGGCGGGTGCGGGCAGCGTCGGCTACACGGTGCTGTTGATCAGCGGGATGAAGATGGCGTCGGCCGCGGATGCCGGTGTGATCGCGGGCACGCTGCCCTCGGTGTCCGCGCTCGTTGCGGTGCTCGCGCTCGGCGAGCGGCCCGCCCCCGCTTTGATCGGCGCGATTCTGCTCGCCACGGCCGGCGTACTGGTGTGCACCGTCCATCC is a window of Paraburkholderia sp. D15 DNA encoding:
- a CDS encoding MFS transporter, producing the protein MPFALGTFIVPLIVACAMFMENVDGTVIVTSLPVLARDLGQDPITLKLAVTAYVIGLGVFIPICGWVADRFGSRTVFRTAIGIFMAGSLMCAASTSLGTFVVARFVQGIGGAMMVPVGRIIIFRSVPKSDFIRAVNYLTVPALLGPVVGPPLGGFITTYLHWRLIFFVNIPIGLLGIWLANRHIGNVREAHPGRLDWTGFVLSASGASLFMLGLSLVGGELVSNAVSFGMCAIGVALLVLYALYASRVELPVLDLRLLRIPSFHASVVGGSLFRIGLGAVPFLLPLALQEGLGMTAFKSGSITCASAFGSIFMKAAASRILERFGFRTVLMFNAGCAGLAIAVYGLFFPGTPHWLIWCVVLFGGFFPSLQFTSLNTLAYADIPSRDVGRATSVASVIQQISLGLGVTIGGIVLQLSHNVQGHAAIVFSDFWPAFLVVGLFSVLSIPVTARLPHGAGDEIARGSRGRA
- the ggt gene encoding gamma-glutamyltransferase, yielding MRLFRNAKSSAGGFALVALVTVSTGFLEATPAVAKTAAKNQPAVLTASAIAVADKYSADAAEQIFKEGGNAVDAAVAIAFTLAVTYPEAGNIGGGGFMTLYVGGKPYFLDYRERAPLAATKNMYLDDKGEVIKGMSLFGYRAVGVPGTVDGMWQAQRRFGKLKWKQVLAPAIHYARDGFEVSQQLQERRDAAAKDFAGKTNFDTYFGNLKEGVNFKQPDLAAVLQRISDQGAKDFYQGKTADLIAASMRGHGLITKADLQQYKAVWRDPIQADWNGYRVYTAPPPSSGGIGLVQLLKMKADIAPDFKDVPLNSAQYVHLIAEIEKRVFADRAQYLGDPDFYKVPIAQLTDDAYIAKRAAEVNPNTPSDTKSVVPGLGTNMPEKAETTHFSVIDKWGNAVSNTYTINGYFGSGVVADRTGIVLNDEMDDFSAKPGVANMFGVVGSDANSIEPKKRPLSSMSPTIVTKDGKVSLVIGTPGGSRIFTSIFQVINNVYDFNMPLQDAVAAMRFHHQLLPPNTIFWEPYKPIEGELAQQIEAKGYTLKGQDFSGDIQAIKVNGDTPEAAADPRGRGVTRVIP
- the ppk2 gene encoding polyphosphate kinase 2, whose translation is MKELDPRPESELLAERQRRFEEDLIDAYDEELEMEVDDRIIDGAEGFTAEHREARKMYFRELFRLQGELVKLQDWIVQTGHRLVVIFEGRDAAGKGGAIKRITQRLNPRVCRVAALPAPNNRERTQWYFQRYVSHLPAGGEMVLFDRSWYNRAGVERVMNFCSDEEYEEFFRSVPEFEKMLARSGVQILKYWFSITDEEQEIRFQNRIHDPLKQWKLSPMDLESRRRWEAYTQAKEVMLQRSHIPEAPWWVVQAVDKKRARLNCIHHLLSQVPYHEVEHPTVELPDRVHHDEYSRQPVPQSMIVPEIY
- a CDS encoding inorganic phosphate transporter; protein product: MPELSYPQPGTASGKGRNLSLLIFFAVIAVGAAYCAMHLVDDLQPVRESSVLPYLLLGVALLIALGFEFVNGFHDTANAVATVIYTHSLAPNLAVVWSGSWNFLGVLTSTGAVAFGVLQLLPVELILQVGSSAGFAMVFALLIAAIIWNLGTWYFGLPSSSSHTLIGSIIGVGLMNQMMHGANGTSGVDWNQALGVGKSLLFSPIVGFLLSGLLLLVLKAVIRVPALYAEPKGKEPPPFWIRALLILTCTGVSFAHGSNDGQKGMGLIMLILIGTVPTAYALNKAVTPEQTQTFIAVAQHASATLGKYTQGATPSTNPRGDVETYVRTHQLTPATLPALQQLTDQITHQVSASGSMGAVPQGIVDNVRNNMYVASEAIRLMDKAKQPAFAPEDQKAIDNFKAQTDHATKFIPTWVKVAVAIALGLGTMVGWKRIVVTVGEKIGKQHLTYGQGASAEVVAMLTIGAADMYGLPVSTTHVLSSGVAGTMAANGSGLQWGTVRSLILAWVLTLPVSIALAAGLYWVFRMVF
- a CDS encoding CHAD domain-containing protein, which codes for MDKRPGDETVVDVAPSAQSAFASYAAPIVDQAIENAHAVRDDASPEALHKLRVSLRRLRSLWWAFEPLLEKGENTRQRALYKYLATAAGKTRDWDILIELIARKDGAANAMTASLDQVRDNAFATSRETLSNADVKHLLREALTTTSTELNTAHERLPLRKFAERRVAASERSLKKRMKRARAAKRSNYTAFHNVRKAGKKLRYLLEFFAPVLSGGHKRTVKRLKQIQKRFGALNDVVASEVLLRDNAALLSGAGAVAGNADDALQWLKKERKRRMRAAAAVLRKM
- a CDS encoding VTT domain-containing protein gives rise to the protein MIAFPTSAVSTWGGVFVFVNVLLTRLGVPIPAVPVLLFAGSAIAAGTLSFWPILGAAVLGALIGDGAWFAAGRLYGRRLMAALGRLSPAIDAKVEKARSLFERYGVPLVAISKFVPGLGLITPPLMGTTAVDTKIYAIWDLAGALAWANFWLLGGAAAERELHMLLDFVKARGGTVIDILLAAALLYLAYRVLQRRRERQRRAAATAATATQDGTGGWRRIAPPKVLDARPQTPALAVQRRIPGAETFDPHSTEQIDAALDAYDVVIYCICPDSAVAVEITQGMRRHGYTRIRALKGGLDAWQRRGFPVAHTTPPEELANGKRAAEVSGEIEDARDAITLRGVAPRRAQRQRQRQGQGV